A genomic region of Pelodiscus sinensis isolate JC-2024 chromosome 1, ASM4963464v1, whole genome shotgun sequence contains the following coding sequences:
- the LOC142829306 gene encoding uncharacterized protein LOC142829306: MSQPPAATQPSASSQEQAGGSQEPVQGRKRQAPTWSSTETVDLIEVWGEASNVHDLRTSHRNAAVYSRMAASLATRGHMRTWEQVRCKIKDLRQAYSRASQPGADLDACPHYEALDRILGAHTVHAPRVVIDPGAEGPVPDMEEEEEDAESQEPARSLPRTQDTRGIPHSTSAVSSEARQGSTSAVPETAGHTTPPATDTRTRASRCTRNLEDYQRRHLQLLEHQLRTQDHWVQEDLWLRQQSLEALEEQGLALRGHLQTLVDRFLPPPAPAPGAAPALTPPPTSALPPASSATPIPSAPHPLPPDSSAVL; encoded by the exons atgagccagccacctgctgccacccagccctccgcctcttcccaggaacaggctggcggctcccaggagcctgtccagggccgcaaaaggcaggcacccacctggtctagtacggagaccgtggacctcattgaggtttggggggaggcctccaacgtccacgatctccgaaCTAGCCACAgaaacgcggccgtctacagccgcatggctgccagcctggccaccagaggccacatgcggacctgggagcaggtccgctgcaaaataaaggatctgcggcaggcctactccagggcctcccagccaggggccgacctggatgcgtgccctcattatgaggccctggaccgcatcctgggggctcacacagtccatgccccccgtgtggtgatcgaccctggggcagagggccccgtccctgacatggaagaggaggaggaggatgccgagagccaggagccagcaaggagcctgcccaggacccaggacacccgaggcatcccacacagcacatcggctgtgtcgtctgaggccaggCAGGgatccacat ccgcagtacctgagactgcagggcacaccactccACCTGCAACAgacacccgcacccgggccagcaggtgcactaggaacctggaggactaccagaggcggcacctgcagctactggagcaccagctccgcacccaggaccactgggtccaggaggacctgtggctgcggcagcagagcttggaggcgctggaggagcagggccttgccctcagaggtcacctccagaccttggtggacaggttcctgcctcctcctgctccagcccctggagctgccccagctctcactcctcctcccacctctgctctccctcccgcttcctccgcaacCCCCATCCCTTCTGCTCCACACCCACTTCCCCCCGACTCCtccgcagtgctgtga